Proteins from one Bactrocera neohumeralis isolate Rockhampton chromosome 3, APGP_CSIRO_Bneo_wtdbg2-racon-allhic-juicebox.fasta_v2, whole genome shotgun sequence genomic window:
- the LOC126752701 gene encoding partner of bursicon, which yields MSTRYCSSSSIYGLLSWLLVLLFVLSGLERRVSALRYAQGTGDENCETLKSEIHLIKEEFDELGRMQRTCNADVIVNKCEGLCNSQVQPSVITPTGFLKECYCCRESFLKEKIITLTHCYDPDGTRLSTPEMATMDIRLREPTDCKCFKCGDFTR from the exons ATGTCTACCCGTTATTGCTCCTCCTCGTCAATTTACGGCTTGCTGTCATGGTTATTGGTGCTGCTCTTTGTGCTGAGTGGGTTGGAAAGACGTGTGTCAGCGCTGCGTTACGCCCAAGGTACGGGCGATGAAAACTGTGAAACGTTAAAATCGGAAATACATCTGATCAAGGAGGAGTTCGATGAGCTGGGACGGATGCAGAGAACCTGCAATGCGGATGTTATAGTGAACAAATGTGAGGGTCTGTGCAATAGTCAAGTGCAGCCGTCCGTCATAACGCCTACGGGCTTCCTAAAg GAGTGCTACTGTTGCCGCGAAAGCTTTCTCAAGGAGAAAATAATCACTTTGACGCACTGCTACGATCCGGATGGCACCCGCCTCTCCACACCCGAAATGGCTACCATGGATATAAGACTGCGTGAGCCAACCGACTGCAAGTGCTTCAAATGTGGCGACTTCACCAGATAA